From Streptomyces sp. TLI_105, the proteins below share one genomic window:
- a CDS encoding DNA-binding protein has translation MAHRKLSHEGTLVLDSEGLSKLLDDDETVVALVMEARSRGMEVVICAPAVIEAVHARTNRARPDRVLSGLRVVPVGEEEARAASSLLMEAGSHGHEYAIDAAVAATALRQQRPVAVLTSDIDDVAKLCGTRIRLIAV, from the coding sequence GTGGCCCACCGCAAGCTGAGTCACGAAGGCACGCTCGTCCTCGACAGCGAGGGGCTCTCCAAGCTGCTCGACGACGACGAAACCGTGGTCGCGCTGGTCATGGAAGCCCGTTCCCGTGGCATGGAGGTCGTGATCTGCGCCCCCGCCGTCATCGAGGCCGTCCATGCGCGCACGAACAGGGCCCGCCCGGACCGGGTGCTGTCCGGCCTGCGGGTCGTTCCGGTGGGCGAAGAAGAGGCGAGAGCGGCTTCGTCCCTGCTGATGGAGGCGGGCTCGCACGGCCACGAGTACGCCATCGACGCGGCCGTGGCGGCCACTGCTCTGCGCCAACAGCGTCCTGTGGCCGTTCTGACCTCGGACATCGACGACGTGGCCAAGCTCTGCGGCACCCGGATCCGGCTCATCGCCGTGTGA